The following DNA comes from Glaciihabitans arcticus.
CTCGCCAACGCCCAGCGCGAGCTGGCCGAAGACGACGCGGCCATCGCGAAAATCGTCGAGCAGTCCCGCCAAGAGGCCTGGCAGGAGATCAGCGGTGCCGTCGCCACCACCCTCGCCGCGCGTGCCGTCGACTCGCGCGACCCCGACTACGCCGCCGAGCGCGAGTCGAGAATCGCCGACCTACTGACCGTCGACTTCGTCAAGCTCCAGCTCGACTCCGTGCCCGAATACTGAGGACCCCATGTCACCCGAACCGCGCAAGCCCCGCTCGCAGATCGTGCTCGAGGTCGTCGACACGATGATCGTCAGCCGGCACATGGTGCGGGTGTTCCTCGGCGGGCCCGGGTTCCGTGAGTTCGAGAACATCCCCGCGACCGACAAGTACGTGAAGATCTTCTTCGTGAAGCCCGAGCTGGGACTCGATCCGCCGTACGACATCGAGGCGCTGCGCGCGAGCCTTCCGCAGGAAGACTGGCCCGTGGTGCGCACGTACACGATCCGGCTCGTCGACGAGCAACGCCGCCGCCTCGCCATCGACTTCGTGGTGCACGGGGACGAAGGAGTCGCGGGTCCGTGGGCGCGAGGCGCGCGAGTCGGGGATCGCATCGCGCTGGCGGGGCCGGGCGGGGCGTTCATCCCGACTGAGGATGTCGCGGCTTACGTCTTCGCCGGCGACGAGTCGGCCACCCCCGCGATCGCCGCGGCGCTCGAGTCCCTGCCGAACGGGGCAACGGGCCTGGCGATCATCGAGGCCGAGGATTTCGAGGACATGCAGTTGCTCGGCGAACCGGACGGCATCGAGATGACCTGGGTGTTCCGCAGTCGTGGCGAGAGCCTTGTGGCTGCTGTCGCTGCCGCGGACTGGCCCGAGGGCGACGTGCAGGTCTTCGCGCACGGCGAGCGGGAGTCGATGAAGGCACTGCGGGCGATCTTCGCCGAGCGCGGGGTCCGCCGCGAGCTGCGATCCCTCTCCGGCTATTGGGCGCAGGGGCGCACGGAAGATCGCTTCCAGGCCGAGAAGCGCGAGCCGATCGGGCGGATCGACGACTGAGCGCCGTTCTGCTCTGGGCAGAATTTCGAGGCCAGGTCGACGCGGCGTGACTAGGGTGAACCATGGCTGAGATCATCCCCCTGCGCCCCGTCCGCACCCCCGAACCGCTCTGGCGCGAACTGGTCGGTGAGAGCCTGCGCGCGAGGCGTCTCGCCGCGGGCAAGACACTTGCGGAGACGGCCGCCCGGGCAGGCATTTCGCCGCAGTACCTCTCCGAGATCGAGCGCGGACTCAAGGAGCCCTCGAGCGAGATGATCGCCGCCGTGCTCGGCGCGCTCGGCACGACCCTGGTCGACCTCACCACCGACGTCGCGGAGCAGCTCGCCCCATCCCGTTCCGAGACGATGCTGCTCGCCGCGTGAGTGCCTAGCGCTGCGCGAGCACCCGGTCGACGAGACCGTAATCCACCGCCGCCTGCGCCACGAAGAGCCGGTCCCGGTCGGTGTCGGCGCGCAGCGTCTCGACCGACTGCCCGGTGTGGGTCGACAGCACCTGCTCGATCTCGGCGCGCACGCGCACCACCTCATCCGCCTGCAGAATGAGGTCCGGGATGGTGCCCCGACCGCTCGCCGCAGGCTGGTGCAGCACCACCCGCGTGTGCGGCAGCACGGCACGCCGCCCGGCGGCACCCGCGGCGAGCAGCACAGCGCCGGGGCCGATCGCCTGGCCGATGCAGGTCGTCGCGACCGGCGCCTGAATGTACTGCATCGTGTCGTAGATGGCGAGCATCGGGGTCAGATCGCCGCCCTCGCAGTTGATGTAGAGGTTGATTTCCTGGCTGGAGCTGTCGGCCTCGAGGTGCAGCAGCTGCGCGATGAGCGCGTTCGCGACGCCCGCGTCGATGCCGGTGCCGAGGTAGATGATCCGCTCGCTGAGCAGGTGCGAGTAGACATCCATCACCCGGTCGCCCCGAGGATGCTGCGTGATCACGTTCGGGATCGTGTAGCCGCTCATCAGCTCGCTCCCAGTCCCGCGTGGCGACGCCGGGTCGGCACGACCTGGTCGAGCGAGGTGACCACGGAGTCGATGAACCCGTAGGCGCGCGCCTCGGAGGCCGTGTACCAGCGGTCGTGCAGGGAGTCCTCGAAGATGGTCTCGACGCTCTGCCCGGTGTCCTCGGCGATGAGGCCGAGCACCGTGTCGCGCGTGTGCCGCAGGTCGCCCGCCTGCACCTCCACCTCGACGGCTGAGCCGCCGATGCCGGCCGAACCCTGGTGCATGAGCACCCGCGCGTGGGGGAGGGCGGAGCGCTTGCCTTTCGTTCCCGCCGAGAGCAGGAACTGACCGGCGCTGCAGGCGAGGCCGAGAGCCACGGTCGAGACGTCGTTCGGCACGAGGCGCATGACATCGCGGATGGCGAGCATCGACGGCACCGAGCCGCCGGGCGAGTGGATCCAGAGAGTGATGTCCGAGATCGCATCCTCGGCGGCCAGCGTCAGCAGCTGGGTGGTGAGGAGGGTGCCGTTGTCGTCGTCGAGCGCGCCGTCCAGCACGAGGATGCGCTGGTGGGCGAGCTCCTGCCGGACTCGGTCGGTGAAGCGGGGAGGTGCTGATTCATTGGGCATACGAGAAGCGTGCGGCTCGGGGCATCCCGCGCACCACAGATGATGCTGTGAGCTGATCAGCCGACAGCAGCGCGCAAACCCGTGAGGAGTAGCGTGTCGGCATGGCCAGCGAAGCGACGACGATCCAGGCGGGCGACCGCGAGGTGCGCATCTCGAGCCCGAGCCGTGTGCTCTGGCAGGAGCTCGGCATCACCAAGCTCGACCTCGCGACCTATTTCGTCGAGGTATCGGTGCCGTTCCTGCGGGCCAACGGCGATCGCCCGGTGTCGCTGCAGCGGTTCTCGGGTGGCATCGACGGAGAACAGTTCTTCTCGAAGAATCCGCCCAAGGGGACTCCGGATTACGTTCGCGCGGTGCCCGTGACCTACCCGAGCGGGCGGTCCCACCCGCAGCTCGTGCTCGATGAACCGGCCGGCATTGTCTGGGCTGCGCAGATGAACACCGTGGTCTTCCACCCCTGGGCGTCGAAGGCGGGCGACCCCGACAATCCCGACCAGCTGCGCATCGACCTCGACCCCCAGCCCGGAACCGGATTCGCAGAGACGATCCCCGCGGCCCTCGAGCTGCGCTCCCTTCTCGCCGAGGCCGGACTGACCGCCTTCATCAAAACGAGCGGCAATCGTGGCCTGCACGTCTTCGCGCCGATCGAGCCGACCCACGAGTTCCTCGACGTGCGACACGCGGTCATCGCGGCCGCCCGCGAACTCGAGCGGCGCATGCCGGACAAGGTGACGACCAACTGGTGGAAGGAAGAGCGCGGCGAGAAGATGTTCGTCGACTACAACCAGGCCAACCGCGACCGCACTATGGCCGGTGCCTACAGCCCACGAGCGCTGCCGACCGCCACGGTCTCCGCTCCGATCGAGTGGGACGAGCTCGAATCGGTGAAGCCTACCGACTTCACGATCCTCACGATGCCCGGCCGGCTCGCATCTACCGGCGACCCGTGGGAGCACATGCACGACACACCCGGCACGATCGACACGCTGCTCAGCTGGTGGGAGCGGGATCTCGAGAACGGACTCGGCGAACTCGTCTTCCCGCCCGACTTCCCGAAGATGCCGGGGGAGCCGCCGCGTGTGCAGCCCTCCCGCGCCAAGAAGACGGACTAGGCGAGCACTTTCGCCAGGTCGTACTTCGCCGGCACCTCAAGCTGGTCGTAGGTGCAGGAGCGCGGATCGCGGTCATCCCGCCAGCGCTCGAACTGGGCGGTGTGCCGAAAGCGCTCGCCCTCCATCTGGTCGTAGCGCACCTCGAGCACACGCTCGGGGCGCAACGTGACGAAGGACTGGTCCTTGGCGCCGGAGAAACGGTTTCGCTCGCGTTCGCCGGTCTCGGCCGCTCCGTCGTCGCCGCGAGTGACGAGCGGCTCCAGCTCGTCGATCAGCTCCAGCCGGCGCGCGTTGCTGAACGCGGACACCCCGCCGACGTTCTTCAATTCCCCTTCGTCGTAGAGGCCGACGAGCAGCGAGCCGACACCGGCTCGGGACTTGTGGATGCGGTAGCCGAGCGCAACGACGTCGGCCGTGCGGTGATGTTTGATCTTGAGCATCACACGCTTGCCGGGCGCGTAGGCGGCGGCGAGTGGCTTGGCGACGACGCCGTCGAGACCCGCGCCTTCGAACTCCTCGAGCCAGTGCTGAGCGAGTTCCACGTCGGTCGTGACCTGGCTGCGGTGCAGGGGAGCTGTCAGCGACAACTTCTCGAGTGCCGCCCGTCGCTCGCTGAACGGCAGGGTTGGGTCATCCAGCAGGTCGAAAGCGACGAAGGAGGCGGGCGTCTCGACCGAGAGCTTGTCGATGCGGCTTTGAGCGGGGTGGATGCGCTGCGAGAGGGCCTCCCAGTCGAGACGCCCGGCAACCGGCAGGATGATCTCGCCGTCGAGCACACACGGCTTCTTCAGCTGCCTGCTGAACTCGGCTACCAGCTCAGGGAAATACCGGGTGAGCGGCTTCGCCCCTCGGCTGCCGATCTCGACGGTCTCGCCGTCGAACGTCACGATGCCGCGGAATCCGTCCCACTTCGGTTCGTAGAGCAGCCCGCCCTCGACCGAATCGGGGAGGGGGATCGCTGAAACGGCCTTGGCCAGCATCGGTTCCATGCGGGCAGGTTAGTCCTCGGCGCTAGAAAACATCTCAGGATTCCCAGCGAACGCCCCACGCGACGATCGGCTGCATGGAGTCCATAAGGTCGGCGCCGCGCTCAGTAAGTGTGTAGTGCACCTGCACGGGCGTTGTGGCGAGCACCTCGCGCTCGATCAGGCCGGCATGCTCCAGCTCTTTCAGTCGCTGCGAGAGCATGCGGTCGGAGAGGCCGGGAACTACGGCGAGGATCGCGCTGAAGCGGGTCGCGCGGCGGGAGAGGGCGAGCATGATGCCGGAGCTCCAGCGGCGGCCGATCAGCTCGACCGAGCTTTGGAAGAGGCGGCAGGCGTCTTCGTCGATGTGCTCGAAGACGGAAGTCTGGAAGTCGGTGCGGGTCATTGTGCTCACTTACTTAGTGTAAGCGGCTTACGGGGTGTTTGCACAGTGCTCCCGATCCGCTCAGACTTGACCCATGCCCGACTACCGCCACACCCTCCAGTTCGGAACCTTCATCACGCCGTCGAACGCGGCCCCCGACCAGACGGTCGAGCTCGCGGTGATCGCGGAGGAGCTCGGGTTCGACCTCGTGACCTTCCAGGACCACCCTTACCAGCCGGGTTTCCTCGACACCTGGACGCTGCTCAGCTGGGTCGCGGCTCGCACCTCGACCATCCACGTGAGCGGCAACGTGCTCAACCTCGCCATGCGTCCGCCGGCCGTGCTCGCGCGGGCGGCGGCATCCCTCGACCTCTTGAGCGGTGGTCGTTTCGACCTGGGCCTCGGCGCGGGCGGCTTCTGGGACGCCATCGATTCCATGGGCGGCACCAAGCTGACGCCCGGGCAGGGGGTCAGCGCGCTGGACGAGGCGATCGACGTCATCCGGGGCATCTGGGATGCGGATGAACGGCGCCCGCTGCGCATCGAGGGCGAGTACTACCACCTGCGCGGCGCGAAGCGCGGACCTGCGCCGGCCCACGACATCCCCATCTGGCTGGGTGCACTGAAGCCCCGGATGCTGCGGCTCACCGGTACCAAGGCGGACGGCTGGTTGCCCAGCCTCGCGTACCTGCAGCCGGGCGACCTCGAGTCGAGCAACGCCGCCATCGATGAGGCGGCTCGCGCGGCCGGACGAGAGCCGCGCGAAGTGCGCAGGCTCCTCAACGTGGGTGGCCAGTTCGCTGCCCGCAATGGCGGCATGCTCGACGGACCCGCCGAGCAGTGGGTCGAGCAGCTGACCCCGCTCGCGCTCGAGCACGGCTTCGCGACGTTCATCCTCGCCTCCGACGACCCTGCGGTTATGCAGCGCTTCGCCGAAGAGGTGGCGCCTGCCCTGCGCGAGGCCGTAGCCGCCGAGCGTGGAGCGGGCGAGGAGGTGCGCTCTGCCGCGTCGATCGCCCTGCGCCGCGAGGGCATCGACTACGCGGGAATCCCCGAGTCGCTGAGGGCGGGCGCGGTCGAGCCCGGTGACTTCGGATTCGCCCGGGTCAAGTCCAACTACATGCGCGGGGGCAACCCGGGTATCGTGCTGCGCCCTTCTTCGACTGCCGAGGTTGTCGAGGCGCTCGAGTACGCGCGGCGTCATCCCTCGCATGCTCTCGGCATTCGCAGTGGCGGGCACGGCATCAGCGGTCGGTCCACGAACGACGGCGGCATCGTCATCGATCTGAAGAAGCTGAACGGCATCGAGGTCATCGGCGACCGGCTCGTGCGGGTCGGCGCGGGAGCGCGCTGGACCGACGTCGCGAACGCCCTCGAGCCGCACGGCTGGGCGCTGTCGTCGGGCGACTACGGCGGGGTCGGCGTGGGAGGGCTTGCGACGGCGGGCGGCATCGGCTGGTTGGTGCGCGAACACGGGCTCACGATCGACCACCTGCGCGCGGTCGAGGTGGTGCTCGCCGATGGCACCGTCACCCGTGCCAGCGAGGACGAGAACCCCGACCTGTTCTGGGCGATGCGCGGCGCCGGCGGCAACTTCGGCGTCGCAACGAGCTTCGAGTTCGAGGTCGACGAGGTGGGGCTGGTCGCGTTCGCGCAGCTCGCTTTCCAGCTCGACGACACCGCAGAGTTCCTCGAGAGCTGGGGCGCGCTGGTGCAGGGGTCGCCGCGCGATCTTACGAGCTTCCTGATGATGGGCGGAGCCTCGAATATTGCGCAAGTGCTGACCCTGGTCGACTCGTCGGACCCCGACACCGTGCTCGAACGCCTGCAGCCGATGGCCGAGCTGGCGCCGCTCGTGCAGCAGTCCGTGCAGATGCAGTCATACGCGAGCGTTATGGCAAACGTGCAGGGCGGACCTCACCGCGGGCAGGGCGAGCCGCTGTCCCGATCGGGGCTCATCGAGCGGTTCGACAGCGGCGTCGCGCGGGCGGCGGGTGAGCTCATCGCCAGTGGCGCATCCCACTTCTTCTCGGTGCGGTCCATGGGCGGTGCGGTCGCCGATGTGGCTCCGGATGCCACGGCCTTCGCCCACCGCAGCGCCGGCTTCTCCGTGGTCGCCCTCGGGTCCAACGCCGCCCAGCTCGATGCCGCCTGGGCGCCGCTGCGCGAGCACTTCCTCGGCTCGTACCTCAGCTTCGAGACCGGGCAGACGGCCGAGGATCTCGCGAGCGCCTTCCCGCCCGCGACCCTCGCGCGGTTGCGCTCGCTCAAAGAGCGATACGACCCGGCCAACCTGTTCCGCGACAACTTCCCGATTGCGATGAGCCACACAGACGGCTCATAGGAATGACATAGGGATACCGGCTTGGGTGGGGGAATACCAACCCAAGGAGTTCCCATGGACACCCTCGCCATCATCGCGATCGACCTCGTCGCCGTCGCCGTGCTGACCTTCGGCCTGTATTTCCGGCGCCACCGCCGACGCGATCTCGTTGTCGCGTACCTCGTAGTGAACGTCGGAGTGCTCGCCGTGACCGAGGTGCTCGCCACGAGCACCGTCGGCGTCGGACTCGGTCTCGGTCTCTTCGGGGTGCTGTCGATCATCCGCCTGCGCTCCTCCGAGATCGCGCAGCACGAGGTGGCCTACTACTTCGCCTCGCTCGCGCTCGGCCTCATCGCCGGCATGACGTCGACCCTCGATGTGGTGCCGCTCGCGCTCATGGCGCTCATCCTGCTCGTCATGTTCGTGGGCGACTCCAACCACCTTCTCAAGCACTACCGTCACCAGGTCGTGGTGCTCGATCGGGCCATCGCGGACGAGACGGCGCTCATCGCCCACCTCGAAGGCCTGCTCGGTGCCCGCGTGCACGGCGTGACGGTGCAGCAACTCGATCTGGTGGATGACACCACCACAGTCGACGTGAAGTACGAGCTCGGCGCGAGCGCCGCCGTGACCCGGGAGCGTGTCGCGTGAGCCGCCTCGAGATGCTCGAACCCATCTCCCTCGAGGAACTCACGGAACGGGCATCCCTGCTGACGCGAGTGGACCGCAAGTACCTCGTCCCGGTTTCAGGGCTCGACGCGCTGCTCGGCGACCTGGGTGGTGCGACCCGTGTTCTCGAGATCGAGGGGCTGCGGGCATCCGAATACCGCTCGGTGTATTTCGACACGGCGGGGCTCGACAGCTATCTGGCCGCAGCTCGTCGTCGGCGGCGTCGTTTCAAAGTGCGCACCCGCACGTACCTGGAGTCGGCGCAGTGCTACCTCGAGGTGAAGACCCGCGGCGGGCGCAGTCTGACAGTGAAGGAGCGGGTCGAGCACCCGGTGGCGGCGAACGATTCGCTCGAGGGCGATGACGGTTACGTGCAGTTCGCGCTGCACGAGGCCGGCATCGACTCGGTGCCCACTTCGGCGCTGCAGCCGACCCTGGTCACCCGTTACCAGCGCACGACGCTGTTCGTGCCGGAGGGGAGCAGCCGCGCGACCATCGACACCGCCCTCAGCTGGATCGACAACACCGGGCACACGATAGCGACGCCCGGCCTCGCGGTCGTGGAGACCAAGTCGGGATCCACCGCCTCACCGGTCGACCGGGTGCTGTGGGCGCACGGCCACCGCCCGGCGAACATCTCCAAATACGGCACGGGAATGGCGGCCATGCGGCCCGAACTCCCGCAGAACAAATGGCGACGCGTACTCGACCGGCAACTGCTGCCGGCCGTCGCCTCCACCCTCTCAACCCCCAGGAGCTCATCATGAAACGTCTGTTCGTCGCCCTTCCGCTCGTCGCGAGCCTCGGCATCCTCGCCGGGTGCT
Coding sequences within:
- a CDS encoding siderophore-interacting protein, whose protein sequence is MSPEPRKPRSQIVLEVVDTMIVSRHMVRVFLGGPGFREFENIPATDKYVKIFFVKPELGLDPPYDIEALRASLPQEDWPVVRTYTIRLVDEQRRRLAIDFVVHGDEGVAGPWARGARVGDRIALAGPGGAFIPTEDVAAYVFAGDESATPAIAAALESLPNGATGLAIIEAEDFEDMQLLGEPDGIEMTWVFRSRGESLVAAVAAADWPEGDVQVFAHGERESMKALRAIFAERGVRRELRSLSGYWAQGRTEDRFQAEKREPIGRIDD
- a CDS encoding helix-turn-helix domain-containing protein, translating into MAEIIPLRPVRTPEPLWRELVGESLRARRLAAGKTLAETAARAGISPQYLSEIERGLKEPSSEMIAAVLGALGTTLVDLTTDVAEQLAPSRSETMLLAA
- a CDS encoding ClpP family protease — encoded protein: MSGYTIPNVITQHPRGDRVMDVYSHLLSERIIYLGTGIDAGVANALIAQLLHLEADSSSQEINLYINCEGGDLTPMLAIYDTMQYIQAPVATTCIGQAIGPGAVLLAAGAAGRRAVLPHTRVVLHQPAASGRGTIPDLILQADEVVRVRAEIEQVLSTHTGQSVETLRADTDRDRLFVAQAAVDYGLVDRVLAQR
- a CDS encoding ClpP family protease, yielding MPNESAPPRFTDRVRQELAHQRILVLDGALDDDNGTLLTTQLLTLAAEDAISDITLWIHSPGGSVPSMLAIRDVMRLVPNDVSTVALGLACSAGQFLLSAGTKGKRSALPHARVLMHQGSAGIGGSAVEVEVQAGDLRHTRDTVLGLIAEDTGQSVETIFEDSLHDRWYTASEARAYGFIDSVVTSLDQVVPTRRRHAGLGAS
- the ligD gene encoding non-homologous end-joining DNA ligase — its product is MASEATTIQAGDREVRISSPSRVLWQELGITKLDLATYFVEVSVPFLRANGDRPVSLQRFSGGIDGEQFFSKNPPKGTPDYVRAVPVTYPSGRSHPQLVLDEPAGIVWAAQMNTVVFHPWASKAGDPDNPDQLRIDLDPQPGTGFAETIPAALELRSLLAEAGLTAFIKTSGNRGLHVFAPIEPTHEFLDVRHAVIAAARELERRMPDKVTTNWWKEERGEKMFVDYNQANRDRTMAGAYSPRALPTATVSAPIEWDELESVKPTDFTILTMPGRLASTGDPWEHMHDTPGTIDTLLSWWERDLENGLGELVFPPDFPKMPGEPPRVQPSRAKKTD
- a CDS encoding ATP-dependent DNA ligase — translated: MEPMLAKAVSAIPLPDSVEGGLLYEPKWDGFRGIVTFDGETVEIGSRGAKPLTRYFPELVAEFSRQLKKPCVLDGEIILPVAGRLDWEALSQRIHPAQSRIDKLSVETPASFVAFDLLDDPTLPFSERRAALEKLSLTAPLHRSQVTTDVELAQHWLEEFEGAGLDGVVAKPLAAAYAPGKRVMLKIKHHRTADVVALGYRIHKSRAGVGSLLVGLYDEGELKNVGGVSAFSNARRLELIDELEPLVTRGDDGAAETGERERNRFSGAKDQSFVTLRPERVLEVRYDQMEGERFRHTAQFERWRDDRDPRSCTYDQLEVPAKYDLAKVLA
- a CDS encoding winged helix-turn-helix transcriptional regulator, whose protein sequence is MTRTDFQTSVFEHIDEDACRLFQSSVELIGRRWSSGIMLALSRRATRFSAILAVVPGLSDRMLSQRLKELEHAGLIEREVLATTPVQVHYTLTERGADLMDSMQPIVAWGVRWES
- a CDS encoding LLM class flavin-dependent oxidoreductase is translated as MPDYRHTLQFGTFITPSNAAPDQTVELAVIAEELGFDLVTFQDHPYQPGFLDTWTLLSWVAARTSTIHVSGNVLNLAMRPPAVLARAAASLDLLSGGRFDLGLGAGGFWDAIDSMGGTKLTPGQGVSALDEAIDVIRGIWDADERRPLRIEGEYYHLRGAKRGPAPAHDIPIWLGALKPRMLRLTGTKADGWLPSLAYLQPGDLESSNAAIDEAARAAGREPREVRRLLNVGGQFAARNGGMLDGPAEQWVEQLTPLALEHGFATFILASDDPAVMQRFAEEVAPALREAVAAERGAGEEVRSAASIALRREGIDYAGIPESLRAGAVEPGDFGFARVKSNYMRGGNPGIVLRPSSTAEVVEALEYARRHPSHALGIRSGGHGISGRSTNDGGIVIDLKKLNGIEVIGDRLVRVGAGARWTDVANALEPHGWALSSGDYGGVGVGGLATAGGIGWLVREHGLTIDHLRAVEVVLADGTVTRASEDENPDLFWAMRGAGGNFGVATSFEFEVDEVGLVAFAQLAFQLDDTAEFLESWGALVQGSPRDLTSFLMMGGASNIAQVLTLVDSSDPDTVLERLQPMAELAPLVQQSVQMQSYASVMANVQGGPHRGQGEPLSRSGLIERFDSGVARAAGELIASGASHFFSVRSMGGAVADVAPDATAFAHRSAGFSVVALGSNAAQLDAAWAPLREHFLGSYLSFETGQTAEDLASAFPPATLARLRSLKERYDPANLFRDNFPIAMSHTDGS
- a CDS encoding DUF4956 domain-containing protein, whose amino-acid sequence is MDTLAIIAIDLVAVAVLTFGLYFRRHRRRDLVVAYLVVNVGVLAVTEVLATSTVGVGLGLGLFGVLSIIRLRSSEIAQHEVAYYFASLALGLIAGMTSTLDVVPLALMALILLVMFVGDSNHLLKHYRHQVVVLDRAIADETALIAHLEGLLGARVHGVTVQQLDLVDDTTTVDVKYELGASAAVTRERVA
- a CDS encoding polyphosphate polymerase domain-containing protein is translated as MSRLEMLEPISLEELTERASLLTRVDRKYLVPVSGLDALLGDLGGATRVLEIEGLRASEYRSVYFDTAGLDSYLAAARRRRRRFKVRTRTYLESAQCYLEVKTRGGRSLTVKERVEHPVAANDSLEGDDGYVQFALHEAGIDSVPTSALQPTLVTRYQRTTLFVPEGSSRATIDTALSWIDNTGHTIATPGLAVVETKSGSTASPVDRVLWAHGHRPANISKYGTGMAAMRPELPQNKWRRVLDRQLLPAVASTLSTPRSSS